One Paenibacillus sp. FSL H7-0737 DNA segment encodes these proteins:
- a CDS encoding dihydroxy-acid dehydratase domain-containing protein, with amino-acid sequence MSQISHELYLSAAPEAAIGGIATLVQDGDEIELDISARSLELKVSGENEAKRRITRQAPKLHNDKS; translated from the coding sequence ATGTCGCAAATATCGCACGAATTGTACTTATCTGCGGCTCCGGAAGCGGCTATCGGAGGAATTGCGACTCTTGTGCAGGATGGCGACGAAATTGAGTTGGATATTTCCGCGAGGAGCTTAGAGCTGAAGGTGTCGGGAGAGAATGAGGCCAAGCGGCGGATTACAAGGCAAGCGCCTAAGCTACACAACGACAAAAGTTAG
- a CDS encoding NAD-dependent epimerase/dehydratase family protein → MRTVQELEERLASPSAALIEELSQLDGDIMLLGVGGKMGPSLARLAVNAIRQAGLNKKVIGVSRFSNKELRRELEEAGVEIISADLSDDKALQALPETQNILYMAGNKFGTTGNEHFTWMMNAYLPGRVAERFRNSRMVVFSTGNVYPFTPVSQGGATERTSPNANGEYGQSCLGRERIFEHFSHKNGTPMFIYRLNYAIDLRYGVLLELARSVREGLPIDITMGHANVIWQGDANEIALRALLRCSSPPNVMNITGPETLSLRWAANEFGRKLGIEPIFTGAEAPTALLSNAAKAAATFGYPRVSLAEMIDWIGDWVGQGGETWNKPTHFQEREGKY, encoded by the coding sequence ATGCGAACCGTTCAAGAGTTGGAGGAGCGCTTGGCAAGTCCGTCCGCAGCACTGATTGAGGAACTTAGCCAGCTCGATGGAGATATTATGCTACTAGGCGTGGGGGGCAAGATGGGACCTAGTCTCGCAAGGCTAGCGGTGAATGCAATTCGCCAAGCGGGGCTAAACAAGAAAGTGATCGGCGTATCCCGCTTCTCGAATAAGGAGCTGAGACGAGAGCTTGAAGAGGCCGGGGTCGAGATTATCTCCGCCGATTTGTCTGACGATAAGGCGCTACAGGCACTCCCTGAAACCCAAAATATTCTCTATATGGCCGGGAATAAATTCGGCACGACCGGGAATGAACATTTCACTTGGATGATGAATGCCTATCTGCCGGGACGCGTTGCGGAACGGTTCCGTAATTCACGAATGGTTGTATTCTCAACAGGCAACGTTTACCCTTTTACTCCGGTCAGCCAAGGAGGCGCAACGGAAAGAACTTCACCGAACGCGAATGGGGAGTATGGGCAATCCTGTCTGGGCCGGGAGCGTATATTTGAACATTTCTCTCATAAAAATGGAACGCCGATGTTCATTTATCGGCTGAATTACGCCATTGATCTGCGGTATGGTGTGTTATTGGAGCTTGCTCGATCGGTCAGGGAGGGACTTCCCATTGATATCACAATGGGTCATGCCAATGTGATCTGGCAAGGGGATGCGAATGAAATCGCATTGCGAGCACTGCTGCGTTGCAGTTCGCCGCCTAATGTCATGAACATTACTGGGCCTGAGACATTGTCCCTGCGCTGGGCTGCGAATGAATTCGGCCGAAAGTTAGGCATTGAGCCGATTTTTACAGGTGCAGAAGCACCTACTGCACTGCTAAGTAATGCAGCGAAAGCCGCTGCCACCTTTGGCTATCCGCGGGTATCGCTGGCCGAAATGATCGACTGGATTGGCGATTGGGTAGGGCAAGGCGGAGAAACCTGGAATAAACCCACGCATTTTCAGGAGCGGGAGGGCAAATATTAA